A region of Chelonoidis abingdonii isolate Lonesome George chromosome 8, CheloAbing_2.0, whole genome shotgun sequence DNA encodes the following proteins:
- the LOC116834715 gene encoding TLR adapter interacting with SLC15A4 on the lysosome-like gives MLAEGILTGIIYKERKQDIDKPHKCHINRRDERETWKDHLIDTPAIKDFASESEKQNEIIAKGSKIENNKELQWKSKEELPAKECNAHVTGTISAALHIPGREQNHENQVDLYRSWSCHSIYQNYPDLHIGGDHVGGYMQDSGCIMDHISDELVDGPVLLSGDILLGHSPQNEPLEKTATKSLNGDEGGERSMTLHKQPLSNSVLNNYMDTKVEELYKQFFEENLTRCGSVTNLLTSSLIMNNLKQINLQISQEQTIETCKAREVFLHSLALFSFRNAASGNSSEFSTPNLQFSNLPSKRKSSRVQFTS, from the coding sequence ATGTTGGCAGAAGGCATCCTAACTGGAATcatatacaaagaaagaaaacaggatATAGATAAACCCCACAAATGTCACATAAATAGAAGAGATGAAAGGGAAACCTGGAAAGATCACCTTATAGATACACCAGCAATTAAAGATTTTGCTTCAGAATCTGAGAAGCAGAATGAGATCATTGCAAAAGGTAGCAAAATTGAAAATAATAAAGAACTTCAATGGAAATCTAAAGAAGAGCTACCTGCAAAAGAATGTAATGCACATGTTACAGGGACAATATCTGCAGCTTTACATATACCAGGAAgagaacaaaatcatgaaaaccAGGTGGATTTATATAGATCCTGGTCATGCCACAGTATTTATCAAAACTATCCTGACTTACATATTGGAGGAGACCATGTAGGAGGCTATATGCAGGATTCGGGTTGCATTATGGACCACATAAGTGATGAACTTGTTGATGGCCCGGTTTTACTGTCAGGAGATATTCTATTGGGTCATTCCCCTCAAAATGAGCCTCTTGAAAAAACAGCTACAAAGTCCTTGAATGGTGATGAAGGTGGAGAAAGGAGTATGACACTCCACAAGCAGCCTCTTTCGAATTCTGTGCTGAATAACTACATGGATACAAAGGTGGAAGAGCTATATAAACAGTTTTTTGAAGAGAACCTTACCAGGTGTGGTTCTGTAACAAACCTCCTGACTTCCAGTTTGATCATGAATAACCTAAAACAGATAAACCTTCAGATCTCCCAAGAACAGACTATAGAAACATGTAAAGCTAGAGAAGTGTTTTTACATTCTTTAGCTTTGTTTAGTTTCCGCAATGCTGCCAGTGGAAATAGCTCTGAATTTAGCACTCCAAATTTACAGTTCTCCAACTTGCCAAGCAAGAGAAAGAGCTCCCGGGTACAGTTTACATCATAA